In Candidatus Defluviilinea proxima, a single genomic region encodes these proteins:
- a CDS encoding alanyl-tRNA editing protein, whose product MTDLLYQTDAYLQEFDSNITSIIDEARAVILDKTAFYPGGGGQPCDFGSLLINGIVYPVDKVKKQGDDVLHFLGGNVPLPSLGSASQGTLDWGRRHKLMRTHTALHILCGTVFRDYGALVTGGDMEPLKGRMDFEFETMRGDLVREIEVAVNKEVAQAREIRVNIQPREEAFQIPDLIRTKINLLPEGIPQVRTVEIVGLDLQADGGTHVRNTSEVGRIRVTDYKSKGAINKRIYIEIE is encoded by the coding sequence ATGACTGATCTACTATACCAGACCGATGCCTATCTTCAGGAATTTGATTCAAACATCACGTCTATTATAGATGAGGCGCGTGCCGTTATCCTCGATAAGACTGCCTTCTACCCTGGCGGTGGGGGGCAACCTTGTGACTTTGGAAGTTTGCTGATCAACGGCATTGTTTACCCAGTGGATAAGGTCAAGAAGCAGGGCGATGACGTTCTGCATTTTCTTGGTGGTAATGTGCCATTGCCATCTCTCGGCTCCGCTTCGCAAGGGACTTTGGATTGGGGTCGGCGACATAAGCTGATGCGCACTCATACCGCTCTCCACATCCTCTGCGGGACAGTTTTCCGTGATTATGGAGCGCTCGTCACCGGTGGAGATATGGAACCCCTCAAAGGTCGCATGGACTTCGAGTTTGAGACTATGCGTGGCGACCTTGTCCGTGAGATCGAAGTGGCTGTAAATAAAGAGGTGGCACAGGCCCGTGAGATACGAGTCAATATCCAGCCACGGGAAGAAGCGTTTCAGATCCCTGACCTGATCCGCACGAAGATCAACCTGTTGCCAGAAGGGATCCCGCAAGTACGGACAGTGGAGATCGTGGGACTTGATCTACAAGCTGATGGCGGAACGCATGTACGTAACACGAGTGAGGTCGGCCGTATCCGAGTCACTGATTACAAGAGTAAAGGCGCTATCAATAAGCGCATTTATATTGAGATCGAATAA
- a CDS encoding DUF4340 domain-containing protein has product MRRSTIVYLVLFAIVFGAAYYFNSRPKDSDATATPEATEAPIEYLFTAEQGLPTRIYIQAKDGQTVEVARDEANAWVITQPEEAPADQASVEAAASQIGTMRILNRVPDLAPDAVGLDHPDYIIKVAFQKNGERIIKIGVLTPTESGYYVSGEDGSTMIVSKSSIDPLLGLITNPPYAPTELPTVPATP; this is encoded by the coding sequence ATGCGACGATCCACGATCGTTTATCTCGTACTGTTCGCAATAGTCTTTGGGGCGGCCTATTATTTCAATAGCCGCCCGAAAGACTCTGATGCTACGGCAACACCCGAAGCAACGGAAGCACCTATCGAATATTTGTTTACGGCAGAACAAGGACTTCCCACACGCATATACATCCAAGCAAAGGATGGGCAAACTGTCGAAGTGGCACGTGATGAGGCAAATGCCTGGGTGATAACTCAGCCTGAAGAGGCACCAGCAGACCAGGCGTCGGTAGAAGCGGCGGCTAGTCAAATTGGCACCATGCGAATCCTGAATCGAGTCCCTGATCTTGCCCCAGATGCAGTCGGCTTGGATCATCCTGATTACATTATCAAGGTGGCTTTTCAAAAGAACGGGGAACGAATCATTAAGATTGGTGTTCTTACCCCAACAGAGAGTGGATACTATGTAAGCGGTGAGGATGGAAGCACCATGATTGTTAGCAAAAGCTCCATCGACCCGCTTTTGGGCCTCATCACCAATCCGCCTTATGCTCCTACGGAACTCCCTACGGTTCCTGCGACGCCCTAA
- a CDS encoding ABC transporter permease subunit, whose product MRNIWTIAKREYDQYFISPVAYVVAFAILLTVGVLFGINFYYYSANAYQNYGAVPDFSPVSGAFTFLLVLSTPALTMRLISDEARMGTLELLLTAPIRDFELVLGKWLGAMLYIFSVLAITAIYPVIISRFVQPGIDWNVILVSYLGMILLAGVFLSLGTAISAMFSNQIASFFVILIVLITLWWLIGFPASVIIGQGADLFHYLDMKTHFYGALDSGIINLSDIVYYVSLIALGIFTGTAAVEMRRWK is encoded by the coding sequence ATGCGAAATATTTGGACAATTGCAAAACGAGAATACGACCAATACTTTATCAGCCCCGTCGCATATGTTGTAGCTTTCGCGATCCTTCTAACCGTGGGCGTACTGTTTGGCATTAATTTCTACTACTACAGCGCAAACGCCTATCAAAACTATGGCGCCGTGCCCGACTTCTCCCCCGTTTCTGGTGCCTTCACCTTTTTACTGGTGCTCTCCACTCCCGCGTTGACCATGAGACTCATCTCAGACGAAGCTCGCATGGGCACACTGGAATTACTTCTCACCGCTCCCATTCGTGACTTTGAGCTGGTTCTTGGCAAATGGCTTGGTGCCATGCTGTATATTTTTTCTGTCCTAGCCATCACAGCGATCTACCCGGTCATTATCAGCCGCTTCGTCCAACCGGGCATCGACTGGAACGTGATCCTGGTATCCTATCTCGGCATGATCCTGCTGGCAGGTGTCTTCCTCTCCCTCGGGACAGCCATCTCTGCCATGTTCTCGAACCAAATCGCATCATTCTTCGTCATCCTGATCGTACTCATTACACTGTGGTGGTTGATCGGATTCCCGGCGAGTGTAATCATTGGTCAAGGCGCAGACCTGTTCCACTATCTTGATATGAAAACACATTTCTACGGAGCCTTGGACTCAGGCATCATCAACCTGTCTGATATTGTTTATTACGTCAGCTTGATTGCTCTGGGCATTTTCACGGGGACAGCCGCCGTTGAAATGAGGAGATGGAAATAA
- a CDS encoding ABC transporter ATP-binding protein, translated as MIQVNGLIKDYGNRRALDSITFDAKQGEIVGFLGPNGAGKTTTMRILTGYMPPSDGEAIVAGYDVVEESLEVRKRVGYLPETAPLYNDMSAVDYLKFMAELRQIPDAQARAYEALDMVNLGDRANSFIGNFSKGMKQRVGLAQALLHRPEVIILDEPTIGLDPAQVVDIRNVIREIGKDRTVLFSTHILSEAQQICDRVLIINKGRIVAEDTTENLQSRVLGADRVLLRVRGDADGLDATVKKIKGTRKVAASQDNAVEFEFSAGEDIRPQVAKAVIQAGYELIEMRPLGVSLEEIFLELTEDKSAGKRS; from the coding sequence ATGATCCAAGTCAATGGTCTCATAAAAGATTATGGGAATCGCCGTGCCCTTGACAGCATCACCTTTGATGCAAAGCAGGGAGAAATTGTCGGGTTTCTCGGCCCGAACGGCGCCGGTAAAACGACCACCATGCGCATTCTCACCGGCTATATGCCCCCCTCCGATGGGGAAGCCATCGTAGCGGGTTATGATGTCGTAGAGGAATCGCTCGAGGTACGCAAACGTGTTGGCTATCTTCCGGAAACTGCTCCGCTGTATAACGACATGAGTGCCGTAGATTACCTCAAGTTCATGGCCGAACTGAGGCAGATCCCAGATGCGCAGGCCCGCGCATACGAAGCATTGGATATGGTCAATTTAGGCGACCGCGCCAACAGTTTTATTGGAAACTTCTCAAAAGGTATGAAGCAACGCGTTGGCCTGGCGCAAGCGCTTCTCCATCGCCCCGAGGTCATTATTTTAGATGAGCCGACCATCGGTCTTGACCCGGCACAGGTTGTGGACATCCGCAACGTGATCCGTGAGATCGGCAAAGACCGCACCGTATTGTTCTCCACACACATCCTTTCGGAAGCGCAACAAATCTGCGACCGCGTGTTGATCATCAACAAGGGAAGGATCGTTGCCGAAGATACAACAGAAAACCTGCAATCGAGAGTCCTCGGTGCAGATCGTGTACTCCTGCGCGTACGTGGTGATGCCGATGGACTTGACGCGACTGTCAAAAAGATCAAAGGCACACGTAAGGTTGCGGCATCACAAGACAATGCCGTGGAGTTCGAATTCTCCGCAGGCGAGGATATACGCCCGCAAGTGGCAAAAGCCGTAATACAAGCCGGTTACGAGTTGATCGAAATGCGTCCGCTGGGCGTGAGCTTGGAAGAGATCTTCCTTGAACTGACCGAAGACAAATCCGCGGGCAAGCGCTCGTGA
- a CDS encoding acyl-CoA thioesterase has protein sequence MPISTIYSKTLTISKDVIDENGHVNNVVYIQWMQDIAVEHYTSIGGIDVQGPDAIWVVREHKVEYFLPAFEGEEIEVRTWVENVRRVRSLRQYEFIRKADGKVLVKGETDWVFVDVKTGSPRAVPDTVTEVFRKQ, from the coding sequence ATGCCTATCTCCACTATTTACTCAAAAACTTTGACAATCTCCAAAGATGTTATTGATGAGAACGGACATGTCAATAACGTGGTCTACATTCAATGGATGCAGGATATCGCAGTGGAACATTACACATCCATTGGAGGTATTGATGTTCAGGGTCCCGATGCAATCTGGGTTGTACGTGAGCACAAGGTTGAGTACTTTCTTCCAGCATTTGAAGGCGAAGAAATCGAGGTCCGCACATGGGTGGAGAATGTTCGCCGCGTACGATCGCTCCGCCAATATGAATTTATCCGTAAGGCAGATGGTAAGGTTTTGGTAAAAGGGGAAACCGATTGGGTCTTTGTAGACGTGAAGACAGGGAGTCCACGCGCGGTGCCAGATACAGTGACAGAAGTTTTTAGAAAACAATAA
- a CDS encoding response regulator: MPKILVVDDDVSITELMKLLLQMEGHEPTTVNNSLQAIEIAKSVKPDLITLDLMMPGLTGFEVCELLHKDPEFSNTPIVIISAKDDPESKEKALQVGANQYITKPFGTEALLDAVKTLVKK; the protein is encoded by the coding sequence ATGCCTAAAATTCTGGTAGTGGATGACGACGTCTCGATCACAGAATTAATGAAACTGCTCTTGCAAATGGAGGGACATGAACCCACTACGGTCAACAACAGTTTGCAAGCAATTGAGATCGCCAAGTCTGTGAAGCCCGACTTGATCACTTTAGATTTGATGATGCCTGGCCTGACCGGGTTTGAGGTTTGCGAACTGTTGCATAAGGACCCTGAGTTTTCGAATACTCCGATCGTTATCATCAGCGCCAAGGATGATCCTGAGAGCAAAGAGAAAGCACTACAAGTCGGCGCGAATCAATACATCACAAAACCGTTTGGCACGGAAGCTCTCCTGGACGCCGTCAAGACTTTGGTAAAAAAATGA
- a CDS encoding GldG family protein, with amino-acid sequence MATKNQPTWHRYTFIALIVAGLAFISTILFLITKGLLVLNMFTGATVDTLNRGTLISLGVTILGLALYVILEPEKIRRAITGRQAKYGSNLFVTSIAFLGILVVVNTLVFQNPKNWDVTQDKSNTLAAETIKALETLPSPVVATGFYSSASPDNAAELLEKFKAASNGKFSYKFVNPDTDPLSAREAGITGDGKILLEMGDQKEIASYASETELAKALIKLINPTARAVYFLTGHGEVSLDSGETSLATAKQTLESKNYTVNTLNLLAENKIPEDALAIIIAGPQKQISSEEAKLLKAYVDAGGSLLVMEDPLLATKFGDAPDPLANYLTKDWGITLDNDIIIDLNSQQPLNAISASAGDHPINANLSANYIVIMPQARSITMATAPEGIVQTPLLFTSQNSWGEINFTNAEGTQVSFDEGDLPGPLVMAAAGENPTTKGRVVVFGNSLFATDQAFDAYGNGNIFVNSVDWAAEQDNLINITPNTPTTRTFLPPSQIQLLIILLVSILLIPGLVIFAGISSWLARRRQG; translated from the coding sequence ATGGCAACCAAAAATCAACCCACCTGGCATCGCTACACATTCATCGCATTGATCGTTGCCGGACTGGCGTTTATAAGCACGATCCTGTTCCTCATCACAAAGGGACTTCTTGTACTTAACATGTTCACTGGCGCCACCGTAGACACATTGAATCGGGGCACCCTCATCAGCCTTGGTGTAACCATCCTTGGGTTGGCGCTCTACGTTATCCTCGAACCGGAAAAGATCCGACGGGCGATCACAGGCCGTCAGGCAAAATATGGAAGCAATCTATTTGTTACAAGCATTGCCTTTTTAGGTATTTTGGTCGTTGTAAATACACTTGTATTTCAAAACCCGAAGAACTGGGACGTAACACAGGATAAATCAAACACCCTCGCAGCAGAAACTATCAAGGCACTTGAGACACTCCCGTCCCCAGTTGTTGCGACTGGTTTCTATTCCAGTGCATCCCCTGATAATGCGGCCGAACTTTTAGAAAAATTCAAAGCCGCCAGCAATGGCAAGTTCAGCTACAAGTTTGTCAACCCAGATACCGACCCGCTCTCAGCTCGTGAAGCTGGCATCACCGGCGACGGCAAAATATTGCTCGAAATGGGGGACCAAAAAGAGATCGCCAGTTACGCATCCGAAACCGAACTCGCCAAGGCTCTCATAAAATTAATCAACCCCACTGCCCGCGCCGTCTATTTTCTGACCGGTCACGGTGAGGTCTCTCTTGATTCTGGTGAAACCAGTCTCGCTACAGCCAAACAGACGCTGGAAAGCAAGAACTACACTGTCAACACCCTCAACTTATTGGCTGAAAACAAAATCCCTGAAGATGCGCTCGCCATCATCATCGCTGGCCCACAGAAACAAATTTCCAGTGAAGAAGCCAAATTGCTAAAAGCGTATGTAGATGCAGGCGGCTCACTTCTCGTTATGGAAGACCCGCTTCTCGCAACCAAATTCGGCGACGCTCCCGATCCGCTGGCCAACTACCTCACAAAAGATTGGGGCATTACGCTTGATAATGACATCATCATTGACCTCAATAGCCAGCAACCGTTGAACGCCATTTCTGCTTCGGCAGGCGATCATCCGATCAACGCAAACTTGAGTGCGAATTACATTGTGATCATGCCGCAAGCACGTTCGATCACAATGGCTACTGCACCTGAGGGAATTGTCCAAACACCTTTGCTCTTCACATCCCAAAACTCATGGGGTGAAATCAACTTCACAAATGCCGAAGGTACCCAGGTTTCATTTGATGAGGGAGACTTGCCCGGCCCCTTGGTCATGGCCGCCGCTGGTGAGAACCCCACTACAAAAGGTCGTGTTGTAGTCTTTGGGAATTCATTATTTGCCACCGATCAAGCATTTGATGCGTATGGCAATGGTAACATCTTCGTCAACTCGGTAGATTGGGCCGCTGAGCAGGATAACCTGATCAACATTACACCCAACACACCAACTACTCGTACCTTCCTGCCACCCAGCCAGATCCAATTGCTCATCATACTTCTGGTCTCGATCTTACTGATCCCCGGTTTGGTTATCTTTGCAGGTATCTCCTCCTGGCTTGCACGCAGGCGGCAAGGATAG
- a CDS encoding glycosyltransferase family 39 protein, whose translation MKNFIKKTETRIILILLVALFVRLLGIVSRPIWYDEAFSILFSEKGLGQMLYGTLAPTGAGSADIHPLGYYTLLWLWMKLFGESLVATRMLSIFAGIASVYLVHQVSKELFSEKTAETAMLITALAPFQIHYSQEIRMYAFLALWLLLTAYAYLRGSATRDWRWWIVFGIASALAQYTHNLAAFFLVPLAFIPLIKRDWRTLRSVTLASGFAILLYLPWLIQLPTQFAKIDQAYWVIKPNITAIFTLLLVFTTNTPLPNAWLAPSLILAILILVIGLIQTWRVPEKTNGLWILYLSFTPPTLLFLFSQWKPVYIERALLPSGIFFCIWLAWVFHNTYLSTAGRGLLSAMLAVSFMAGIYQHVTYNNFPYGPFKQIVSFLQESTQPGDVIIHSNKLSLLPSLYFDPSFPQEFIGDPVGSTTDTLAPATQQVLKIEAKTDIRSASDNAKRVWYIIYQRSIDEYIQVGKPTHPDIEYLNSEYTLTSQTAWDDLKVLLYTKNP comes from the coding sequence ATGAAGAATTTCATCAAGAAGACCGAAACGCGGATTATCCTCATTCTCCTTGTCGCTTTGTTTGTTCGCCTACTCGGTATTGTCTCACGTCCCATTTGGTACGATGAGGCGTTCTCGATTCTGTTTTCCGAAAAGGGGCTTGGACAAATGCTCTACGGCACACTTGCCCCCACTGGTGCAGGCAGTGCAGATATCCATCCACTGGGTTACTATACATTACTTTGGTTATGGATGAAATTATTTGGGGAATCCTTAGTCGCAACGAGAATGCTATCGATCTTTGCAGGCATTGCATCTGTTTATCTCGTTCATCAGGTTTCAAAAGAACTGTTCAGCGAAAAAACAGCAGAGACCGCCATGCTCATCACTGCACTGGCACCTTTCCAAATCCATTATTCGCAAGAGATACGTATGTACGCCTTTCTGGCGTTGTGGCTACTGCTAACGGCTTACGCATATCTACGTGGTTCAGCAACTCGCGACTGGCGCTGGTGGATCGTATTTGGAATCGCATCTGCATTAGCACAATACACTCACAATCTCGCTGCATTCTTTCTCGTTCCGCTTGCGTTCATTCCTTTGATCAAACGAGATTGGCGAACCCTACGCTCTGTAACCCTTGCAAGCGGATTTGCTATCTTGTTGTATTTACCATGGTTAATTCAGCTACCAACACAATTCGCAAAGATAGACCAAGCCTACTGGGTGATAAAACCTAATATAACAGCAATATTCACCCTGTTATTGGTCTTCACAACAAACACTCCCCTGCCCAACGCATGGCTTGCCCCTAGCTTGATATTAGCAATCCTGATTCTTGTCATTGGACTAATACAAACATGGCGTGTGCCAGAGAAAACAAATGGGCTATGGATTCTGTATCTGTCCTTTACTCCACCGACCCTGTTGTTTTTGTTCTCGCAATGGAAACCCGTATACATTGAACGAGCTTTATTACCTTCCGGTATATTCTTCTGCATCTGGTTAGCATGGGTATTCCATAACACCTACTTATCAACCGCTGGGCGCGGGTTGTTATCCGCCATGCTTGCGGTCTCGTTCATGGCAGGCATTTATCAACATGTTACTTACAACAATTTCCCTTATGGTCCATTTAAACAGATAGTATCCTTTCTGCAGGAAAGCACTCAACCTGGAGATGTAATTATTCATTCAAATAAACTATCTCTACTTCCGTCGCTCTATTTTGATCCATCTTTTCCTCAGGAATTTATTGGCGATCCCGTTGGAAGCACAACAGACACACTTGCACCCGCCACACAACAGGTATTGAAAATCGAAGCAAAAACAGATATACGGTCTGCTTCGGATAACGCAAAACGAGTTTGGTACATTATCTACCAACGTTCCATTGACGAGTATATACAAGTAGGTAAACCCACGCATCCAGATATCGAATATTTGAATTCAGAATACACTCTCACGTCACAGACAGCTTGGGATGACCTCAAGGTTCTGCTCTACACAAAAAATCCATGA
- a CDS encoding NAD(P)/FAD-dependent oxidoreductase, producing the protein MTNTIIIIGAGAAGLAVSACLKHAGVPNIILEQSDKVGATWRKHYNRLHLHTDKKNSGLPFAPMPADYPRYPSRDQVVTYLEGYTKQFELDIRFNQHVKTARRENSQWLIQTQDTLHTSPNLVLACGYARQPLKPEWQGMESFPGKIIHSSEYKNGSEFKDQNVLVVGFGNSGGEIAVDLYEHGAKPNMAVRSAVNIIPRELAGIPILSIGIVQNKTPHWLADAVNAPILRMVIGDITKYGLRKLPYGPATQINKDKRIPLIDVGTMKLIREGHVKVYAGVEKFSGSRISFKDGKEAEFDAVVLATGYRPRVDEFLQGAESAFDEEGTPTTTGKESPVQGLYFCGYYVSPTGMLREIGIEAKQISTLIKNGYNSAD; encoded by the coding sequence ATGACAAATACCATCATCATTATTGGTGCAGGGGCGGCTGGGCTTGCCGTGAGCGCATGTCTCAAACATGCTGGTGTTCCAAATATCATTCTTGAACAAAGCGATAAGGTAGGGGCAACATGGCGCAAACATTACAACCGTCTGCACCTGCATACCGACAAGAAAAATTCCGGGCTTCCGTTTGCGCCCATGCCAGCCGATTACCCACGTTATCCGTCACGCGATCAAGTGGTCACATACCTTGAAGGGTACACCAAACAATTTGAGTTGGACATTCGATTCAACCAGCATGTCAAAACAGCGAGACGTGAGAACAGTCAATGGCTGATACAGACTCAAGACACGCTTCACACATCGCCTAATCTGGTTCTGGCATGCGGATACGCCCGTCAACCGCTGAAACCTGAGTGGCAAGGCATGGAGTCTTTTCCCGGCAAGATCATCCACAGTTCAGAATACAAAAACGGCTCTGAGTTTAAGGATCAGAATGTTTTGGTGGTCGGCTTCGGTAATTCGGGTGGCGAAATTGCCGTTGATTTATACGAGCATGGCGCAAAGCCCAACATGGCAGTACGGAGCGCAGTTAATATCATTCCGCGTGAGTTGGCTGGGATTCCCATTCTCTCCATCGGCATCGTCCAAAACAAAACACCCCACTGGCTGGCAGATGCAGTGAACGCTCCCATTCTACGCATGGTCATTGGCGATATTACAAAATATGGCCTTCGCAAACTTCCCTATGGACCGGCAACCCAGATCAATAAAGACAAGCGCATCCCGCTTATCGATGTGGGCACGATGAAGCTTATCCGCGAGGGACATGTCAAAGTCTATGCGGGGGTGGAAAAGTTTTCAGGAAGCCGTATCAGTTTCAAAGATGGAAAAGAAGCGGAGTTCGATGCGGTTGTATTGGCCACAGGGTATCGTCCGCGTGTGGATGAATTTCTGCAGGGTGCTGAATCCGCTTTTGATGAAGAAGGCACGCCTACAACTACAGGTAAAGAATCGCCCGTGCAAGGATTATATTTCTGCGGATATTATGTTTCGCCCACTGGCATGCTACGTGAGATCGGCATCGAAGCAAAACAGATCAGCACACTTATAAAAAACGGATACAATTCAGCAGATTAA
- a CDS encoding response regulator — protein sequence MTKIMVVDDDQDATGLFEEVLKAEGYEPILLNESARALQIAKEERPSLFILDLMMPDPDGFKLCRMLRKEPEFKGTPIIIVTALNDTDSRIVAIGAGANDYLTKPFRLDELYSSIREQLEDAM from the coding sequence ATGACAAAAATCATGGTTGTAGACGACGATCAGGATGCAACTGGTTTGTTCGAGGAAGTACTCAAGGCTGAGGGATATGAACCCATTCTGCTTAACGAAAGCGCCCGCGCCCTGCAAATTGCCAAGGAAGAAAGGCCCAGCCTTTTTATTCTGGATTTGATGATGCCAGATCCTGATGGTTTCAAACTATGCCGTATGCTCCGCAAGGAACCTGAGTTCAAAGGCACCCCTATTATCATCGTCACAGCACTTAACGATACAGACAGTCGCATCGTTGCCATTGGCGCAGGCGCAAACGATTATCTCACCAAGCCTTTCCGTCTCGACGAGCTTTATTCGAGTATCAGAGAACAACTTGAAGATGCCATGTAG
- a CDS encoding response regulator transcription factor: MPKIMVVDDDKEFTTLYKEYLTLVGFEAIAETQSSKAMALARATMPDLFILDLMMPEPDGFKLCRMLREDPKFKTTPIIIITALSDLDSKLVAIGSGASDYLTKPFRIEDLKARIMSLIER; the protein is encoded by the coding sequence ATGCCGAAGATCATGGTCGTCGATGACGACAAAGAATTTACAACTTTATACAAAGAATACCTTACATTAGTCGGCTTTGAAGCGATTGCCGAAACCCAAAGTTCGAAGGCTATGGCCTTGGCACGCGCCACCATGCCCGATCTGTTCATTCTTGATTTAATGATGCCCGAACCTGATGGCTTCAAGTTGTGTAGAATGTTGCGAGAAGACCCCAAATTCAAAACCACGCCAATCATCATCATCACGGCCCTTAGCGATCTAGACAGTAAATTGGTGGCTATCGGCTCTGGCGCAAGCGACTACCTCACTAAACCATTTCGCATCGAAGATCTCAAAGCCAGGATCATGTCGCTGATCGAAAGATAA
- a CDS encoding sigma-70 family RNA polymerase sigma factor, producing the protein MDVDKILMVDEEEEFPAIARLVELGRQKGYITLDDIIHFFPEAEQDVEQLEEAFSALLSAGIPFVEDANLAEPSEDELVAVEATEEVEPEIDPSLDDYLANIDTDDTIGLYLKEVSRVPLLTADEEVALAQRIERGRMAREELAKGNASPRRRTELRKLIEDGWSAREHLITANSRLVISVAKKYMGRGVPFLDLIQEGNIGLIRATKKFDYRRGHKFSTYATWWIRQAVTRAIADQGRTIRVPVHMGDQINKLLRVQHQLTQRLGREPSVEELAEALDVPPKKVENMIQVARRPLSLETPTDDEEDSVLGDFIEDDEAPPPDDTATYNLLKEHLGEVLNGLPPREVRILQLRYGLLDGQAYTLEEVGRKMGVTRERVRQIEAQALSRLRHPTIRRKLRDYLGE; encoded by the coding sequence ATGGATGTAGATAAGATTTTGATGGTTGACGAGGAAGAAGAATTCCCTGCTATTGCCCGGCTTGTGGAATTGGGGCGGCAAAAGGGCTACATAACACTGGATGACATCATCCATTTCTTCCCAGAAGCTGAACAGGATGTTGAGCAACTGGAAGAGGCGTTTTCGGCTTTGTTAAGCGCAGGTATTCCGTTCGTTGAGGACGCCAACCTCGCCGAACCAAGCGAAGATGAACTTGTTGCAGTGGAAGCAACCGAAGAAGTTGAACCGGAAATTGACCCATCACTCGATGATTATCTTGCAAATATAGATACCGACGACACAATTGGTCTATACCTAAAAGAGGTCAGTCGCGTTCCACTGTTGACCGCAGATGAAGAAGTTGCTCTTGCACAACGCATTGAGCGCGGACGTATGGCACGCGAAGAACTGGCGAAAGGCAATGCTAGTCCGCGCCGCCGCACTGAGCTACGTAAGCTCATCGAAGACGGCTGGTCTGCACGTGAACACCTCATTACGGCAAACTCCCGCCTTGTGATCTCTGTAGCCAAGAAATATATGGGACGTGGCGTTCCCTTTCTTGATCTCATTCAAGAAGGAAACATCGGTCTCATTCGCGCAACCAAGAAGTTCGATTACCGCCGCGGACACAAATTCTCCACATATGCTACATGGTGGATTCGTCAGGCAGTAACCCGCGCCATTGCCGATCAGGGACGCACAATCCGTGTCCCGGTCCACATGGGCGATCAGATCAATAAATTATTGCGCGTACAACATCAACTCACACAACGTCTTGGGCGTGAACCAAGCGTGGAAGAACTGGCCGAAGCTTTGGATGTGCCTCCCAAGAAAGTGGAGAACATGATCCAGGTCGCACGCCGTCCACTTTCACTGGAAACACCGACCGATGATGAAGAAGATTCGGTTCTCGGCGATTTCATCGAAGACGATGAGGCCCCTCCGCCCGACGATACCGCCACCTACAACTTGCTAAAGGAACATCTCGGCGAAGTGTTGAATGGATTACCTCCACGCGAGGTCCGCATTTTGCAGTTGCGCTACGGCCTGCTTGACGGCCAAGCCTACACCCTCGAAGAAGTAGGCCGCAAAATGGGTGTTACCCGCGAACGTGTAAGACAGATCGAAGCACAGGCACTCAGTCGCCTCCGCCACCCAACCATCCGCAGAAAACTGCGGGATTATTTGGGAGAATAG